One window of Thermacetogenium phaeum DSM 12270 genomic DNA carries:
- the rseP gene encoding RIP metalloprotease RseP has translation MFIIIAVLIFAFLIVVHELGHFLVAKMVGIQVDEFSIGFGPKLLGYRGRGDTVYSLRLLPLGGYVRMAGMDPKEDDRINGFNKKPLRDRFAVISAGSVMNFVTAIFLFFLTFSLIGVPAPSNSNTIGDVVPGSPAAQAGLRAGDRIVMVDGLPTQNWEDVAGGIRRGGQREISLTVERNGESFAVLVTPRYDPQLNMVQIGIKQHIIWEKQGFLRAVQLGLEQAIGFTRLIINSLIGLVTKAVPADEIAGPVGITKAIGDAAREGPGYLLTFTAVLGINLALINLLPIPALDGSKLMFLLIEGLRGKPVDPEKENFVHLIGFAILMVLFLIITYNDIMRILTGG, from the coding sequence GTGTTCATCATTATTGCTGTTTTGATCTTTGCCTTTTTGATAGTTGTTCATGAACTCGGTCATTTTTTGGTTGCCAAAATGGTAGGTATCCAGGTTGATGAGTTCAGCATCGGTTTTGGGCCGAAGCTACTGGGCTACCGCGGCCGGGGGGATACAGTCTACTCCCTGCGCCTCTTGCCCCTGGGCGGATACGTCCGGATGGCGGGCATGGACCCCAAAGAAGATGACCGTATCAACGGCTTTAATAAAAAGCCGCTGAGGGATCGTTTTGCGGTCATCTCCGCCGGTTCGGTGATGAATTTTGTGACCGCTATCTTCCTTTTCTTTTTGACGTTTAGTTTAATAGGAGTTCCTGCGCCCTCGAATTCCAACACCATCGGGGATGTTGTTCCGGGGAGCCCCGCAGCTCAGGCAGGTTTAAGGGCTGGGGACAGGATTGTTATGGTAGACGGCCTTCCGACGCAGAACTGGGAGGATGTTGCGGGCGGCATTAGAAGAGGTGGGCAGCGGGAAATCAGTCTCACTGTGGAGCGCAATGGTGAATCGTTCGCCGTTTTGGTGACCCCTCGTTACGATCCCCAGCTGAATATGGTTCAGATAGGTATCAAGCAGCATATTATCTGGGAAAAACAGGGGTTTCTGCGGGCTGTACAACTGGGGTTGGAACAGGCTATTGGCTTTACCAGGTTGATCATTAACAGCTTGATAGGCCTTGTGACAAAAGCGGTGCCGGCTGATGAGATTGCCGGGCCTGTGGGAATCACCAAAGCCATCGGGGACGCCGCCAGAGAGGGGCCCGGCTATTTGCTGACATTTACGGCTGTCTTAGGAATTAACCTGGCTCTTATCAACCTGCTTCCCATTCCGGCCCTTGACGGGAGCAAACTCATGTTCTTGTTGATCGAGGGCCTGCGGGGGAAGCCGGTTGACCCTGAAAAGGAAAATTTCGTACATCTGATCGGTTTTGCCATTCTGAT